The Glandiceps talaboti chromosome 1, keGlaTala1.1, whole genome shotgun sequence genome has a segment encoding these proteins:
- the LOC144441524 gene encoding uncharacterized protein LOC144441524, producing MDAKFVIIIIFAVIQLSTHSQGGKYSCIDYSKIVGDCGEHGECIDDELTGARCQCFDGFEKDYHGKCNTLVKEPIKFREERIDDVSADCDFVCRLRKRLRIKTISSRAACGASCLPGRFIKRALGAKCIDGDTDCDVNKLDKRGMDCPPDNDMDGMEKRVVKKKRDVEMGCIEGENCPPDQMNKRDVEMGCIDGENCPPVKILKKRSVDEKVDCGASCLPSIEEEKRDVRIACINGVNCPPELKKRSVAEQNDCGPGCLPEIEVEKRDIGIECLDGINCPPGEIRKGAVNE from the exons atgGATGCTAAATTCGTTATTATCATCATATTTGCTGTAATTCAACTTTCAACCCATTCTCAAG gaGGAAAGTATAGTTGTATTGATTACAGCAAAATAGTTGGTGATTGTGGTGAACATGGGGAATGCATTGATGATGAATTGACTGGAGCCCGATGTCAATGCTTTGATGGTTTTGAGAAAGACTATCACGGGAAGTGTAACACACTGG TGAAAGAACCCATAAAGTTCAGAGAGGAAAGAATAGATGATGTCTCGGCCGACTGTGATTTTGTTTGTCGGCTACGAAAACGTCTGCGTATCAAAACGATTTCTTCGAGAGCAGCTTGTGGTGCAAGCTGTCTTCCTGGAAGATTTATCAAACGAGCTCTAGGTGCAAAGTGCATCGATGGAGATACTGATTGTGACGTCAACAAACTCGACAAACGTGGTATGGATTGTCCCCCTGATAATGATATGGATGGTATGGAAAAACGTGTAGTGAAGAAGAAACGCGATGTTGAAATGGGATGCATTGAAGGTGAAAACTGTCCCCCTGATCAGATGAACAAACGGGATGTTGAAATGGGATGCATTGATGGTGAAAACTGTCCACCCGTTAAGATCTTGAAGAAGCGCTCTGTAGACGAAAAAGTAGATTGTGGCGCTAGCTGTCTCCCTAGTATCGAAGAGGAAAAACGTGATGTAAGAATCGCATGCATTAATGGTGTCAACTGTCCCCCTGAGTTAAAGAAGCGCTCAGTAGCAGAACAAAACGACTGCGGTCCTGGCTGTCTCCCGGAAATTGAAGTGGAAAAACGGGATATAGGAATTGAATGCTTAGATGGGATAAATTGTCCCCCTGGAGAAATAAGGAAAGGCGCTGTAAATGAGTAA
- the LOC144452450 gene encoding uncharacterized protein LOC144452450 isoform X2 — protein MPRLTKKTRVITRDDDIEIEKDVANLSDRELAEELRQLGVSVGPILDSTRSVYERKLVRLRTEGPQEPKVNNESDQYSDSDEDVSSKESSQESEVSNTQIKLRKRTTQQTKHTTRIHGTRQQDSGDSRDSPKKQVTMTTTTTRQVTKTQNATQDTLEVTKTKPAEPKKRLVPVYVQILILLAVAIFIFFVLYNMEKLPQRKIPESLSGSEDMPSITAE, from the exons ATGCCG AGATTAACAAAGAAAACACGGGTTATCACTAGAGATGATGACATTGAAATTGAGAAAGATGTTGCCAACTTGTCGGACAGAGAGTTGGCTGAAGAACTAAGGCAGCTTGGTGTTTCCGTTGGACCCATACTAG ACTCCACACGTTCTGTCTATGAACGTAAACTAGTGAGGCTGAGAACAGAAGGTCCTCAGGAGCCAAAAGTTAACAATGAATCTGACCAGTATAGTGATAGTGATGAAG ATGTTTCATCAAAAGAAAGCTCTCAGGAATCTGAAGTGTCAAA CACACAAATCAAGTTACGTAAAAGAACTACTCAACAAACTAAACACACCACAAGAATACATGGAACAAGACAACAAGACAGTGGAGATTCCAGGGACTCCCCCAAGAAAcaagttaccatgacaaccaccaccaccagacAGGTGACAAAAACACAGAATGCCACTCAAGACACCTTGGAGGTGACCAAGACAAAACCAGCTGAACCAAAGAAAAGATTGGTTCCAGTGTATGTCCAGATTCTTATCCTTCTGGCTGTTGCCATATTTATCTTTTTTGTGTTATACAACATGGAAAAACTACCACAGAGAAAAATACCAGAGAGTTTATCAGGTAGTGAAGATATGCCAAGTATTACAGCAGAATAG